One Clupea harengus chromosome 3, Ch_v2.0.2, whole genome shotgun sequence DNA window includes the following coding sequences:
- the spi1a gene encoding transcription factor PU.1a, with amino-acid sequence MESYVITSPSDGMLSYDHDQYRPAYEFYSYLSSEVNGHGVQTGWECQPVHFTELHPTPYHYGDVDPLHYPLEPIFDGHATDVPPQSLHYQHSSAAQCSTDEDTGGHSPPPEGYTGGRTPPLEVYPGGRTPPLEVSEGEEEHSEQHAHYFGTQSCTNKKLRLYQFLLDLLRTGDMKESIWWADRERGVFQFSSKHKEALANRWGMQKGNRKRMTYQKMARALRNYGKTGEITKIKRKLTYQFSGEVLQRSTSRRQYNH; translated from the exons ATGGAGAGCTATGTTATCACATCT CCTTCAGATGGCATGCTTTCATATGACCATGATCAGTATCGGCCGGCGTATGAATTCTATTCCTACCTCAGCTCTGAAGTAAACGGCCACGGAG tccaGACCGGGTGGGAATGCCAGCCTGTCCACTTCACTGAGCTTCACCCCACCCCGTATCACTATGGTGATGTCGACCCCCTGCATTACCCCTTAGAGCCCATATTTGATGGACATGCCACTGACGTTCCTCCACAG TCCCTTCACTATCAGCACTCGTCTGCTGCTCAGTGCAGCACGGATGAAGACACAGGAGGCCACAGCCCCCCTCCGGAAGGGTACACAGGAGGCCGTACCCCCCCTCTAGAAGTGTACCCAGGAGGCCGTACCCCCCCTCTAGAAGTGTCTGAAGGGGAAGAGGAGCATTCAGAACAGCATGCCCACTACTTTGGCACTCAATCTT GCACCAACAAGAAACTGCGACTGTACCAATTCTTACTGGACTTACTGAGGACTGGGGATATGAAGGAAAGCATCTggtgggcagacagagagaggggagtgttcCAGTTCTCCTCCAAACACAAGGAAGCTCTCGCTAACCGCTGGGGGATGCAGAAGGGCAACCGGAAGAGGATGACCTACCAGAAGATGGCCAGGGCCCTGAGAAATTATGGAAAAACAGGAGAAATTACGAAGATCAAACGAAAATTGACCTACCAGTTCAGTGGAGAGGTGTTGCAGAGATCCACAAGCAGGAGGCAGTATAACCACTGA